The following coding sequences lie in one Spinacia oleracea cultivar Varoflay chromosome 1, BTI_SOV_V1, whole genome shotgun sequence genomic window:
- the LOC110786857 gene encoding histone acetyltransferase HAC1 isoform X1: MASIKYNIPKDGKLGFRLAESEPKFNWRNNPRIADCRRLVTNSIQVHLVQNASMNFAPEIPALAAYLENQLFKDALSENDYMDREKLLIRVQNLINLRWTSAQHEPMHATTSLPTYVSAPTLGMKSNLINKPLCDQYTIADTGCMLDRAPKLLADVPRSSIYGSQKCMLEANLWQPELVPPNNHFSGMGFSNAESGDSGITYSGLQYDSEASFESHRYKYQDSTKGEANFDIFNDMNSPSVHTSAMARENLKFEVSSVSDGLYMRQPVLGSLQLKQQLSCLESHSDGRFGENESLGSLPVQNRNLYALPGTTSTSSNTQQLPAVLLVNYIIYNLSRGRLKVPLLEFLHSRNCEGGICKCEEHKWFLSHYDDCGSANCNICGPAVKECSARGINIVQPGLRKQRIGVDRLTHSNDCGKRVCVNTSEDLMNPAKSRKLDSSPRSDSPCDVSVLTEEPFSPSGPLNFAQPSVSQMMATIANPGANVEITTSHTNDALRISEVDNSHLDDVLGSGDATLPSEGVSAVVQQKDERVSSHIYDAARLSQEGNGTLKDTWRSNSDDVTKFSDDPSADDFCQKKIEPAVNELKVEVPDSRCELPSDYVPTFCDDKSIAPNVDFTPGRDPEEIQPRINQEGFPPIPGSWTGMKSEKQKVDGISLIDFFTPEEIKQHISGLRQKDDQGIIKELVGNGASCSVSENFCQLCALPQLAFSPMPLYCSSCAGRIKKNATYYSTNDKTCDPFFFCTTCYNKCHREFTFYGLSFSKPNLETLKNDSLTVESWVQCDRCEGWQHQICALFNDKKDLGGKSEYLCPRCYLEDLEFGVHMSLPRSSSLDASNLPQTLLSDHLEQRLFESLKEERKNRAKAAGKNPEEVPHPADLAVRVVSSVNKRVKVKQQFLDIFPEKSYPAEFPYRSKVILLFQRIEGVDVCLFAMYVQEFGSSCSQPNQRCVYISYLDSVKYFRPDTKTVKGEALRTFVYHEILVGYLDYCKKRGFVTCYIWACPPVKGEDYILYCHPETQKTPRPDKLRQWYQSMLKKATEEKIVVNFSNLYEKFIAPTEEYNTKVTAARLPYFDGDYWSTVVEGMIKKIDKKSRGNPQEQLKGFTKRRLKAMGHTNPSADDAKDILLMQELEQSISSAKEDFIIVYLQFVCTHCHEIISGIRWFCNQCKNFQLCGRCHDVAKQSGPADTHMSSAGQRHALSQEVVNDVPVDTEDNDAIMDNCFLENRHALLSFCQGNHYQFDSLRRAKHSSMMILYHLHHPNGSNAGTSCGLCLKDIISADPRWMCEICPEFNVCSSCYEKRGAFCHNHTLMHHPSTAIRKTEVKMEELVKQLLDVLLHASRCQTTTNHPCSYPNCVILRRLFSHAHACSIRVAGGCRHCKKTWFILLMHSRKCKDSSCGIPRCMELKNHARRIELESASRCLPSVSVIN; this comes from the exons ATGGCGAGCATTAAGTACAATATTCCAAAAGACGGTAAATTAGGGTTTCGTCTGGCTGAATCGGAACCTAAATTCAATTGGCGCAACAATCCCAGAATCGCTGACTGTCGTAGATTAGTTACAAACTCAAT TCAGGTGCATCTTGTACAAAATGCATCTATGAATTTTGCGCCGGAAATTCCTGCCCTTGCTGCCTACCTGGAAAATCAACTCTTCAAGGATGCTCTTTCTGAG AATGACTACATGGATCGAGAGAAATTGCTTATTCGCgtacaaaatttaattaatttgcgTTGGACTTCTGCTCAGCATGAACCAATGCATGCCACTACATCATTACCAACATATGTCTCTGCTCCAACTCTTGGGATGAAGAGTAACTTAATTAATAAGCCACTTTGTGATCAATACACGATTGCTGATACTGGCTGTATGTTGGATCGTGCACCAAAATTGCTAGCTGATGTGCCAAGGAGTAGTATATATG GATCGCAAAAATGTATGTTGGAAGCAAATCTATGGCAGCCTGAACTAGTGCCACCAAATAACCACTTTTCTGGAATGGGATTTTCTAATGCCGAATCTGGTGATAGTGGAATCACTTACTCTGGTTTGCAGTATGATTCTGAGGCATCCTTTGAGAGTCATCGTTACAAATATCAGGATTCTACCAAAG GTGAGGCCAACTTCGACATCTTTAATGACATGAATTCTCCTTCTGTGCATACATCTGCTATGGCGAGagagaatttgaaatttgaagtttcCTCTGTTTCTGATGGTTTGTATATGCGACAGCCAGTTCTGGGATCCCTGCAGCTTAAACAACAGCTCTCATGTTTAGAATCTCATAGCGATGGACGCTTTGGGGAGAACGAATCATTAGGAAGTTTACCAGTGCAAAATAGAAATTTGTATGCACTTCCTGGCACCACATCAACCTCTAGCAATACACAGCAGCTTCCTGCGGTGCTCCTAGTCAATTATATTATTTACAATTTGAGCAGAGGGAGGCTTAAAGTTCCGCTTTTGGAATTCCTGCATTCACGGAATTGCGAAGGTGGCATCTGCAAATGTGAGGAACATAAGTGGTTCCTCTCACATTATGATGATTGTGGCTCTGCTAACTGTAATATTTGTGGACCTGCTGTTAAGGAATGTTCTGCAAGGGGTATTAATATTGTGCAACCTGGATTAAGAAAACAAAGAATAGGTGTTGATAGGTTGACACATAGTAATGATTGTGGCAAGAGAGTCTGTGTTAACACTTCTGAAGACCTTATGAATCCTGCAAAATCTAGGAAGTTGGATTCCTCTCCTAGAAGTGATTCACCATGTGATGTTTCTGTATTAACTGAGGAGCCATTCAGTCCTTCAGGACCTTTGAACTTTGCGCAACCGTCTGTATCTCAAATGATGGCTACTATTGCTAACCCAGGGGCAAATGTGGAAATTACCACTAGTCACACTAATGATGCTCTAAGAATTAGTGAAGTTGACAACAGCCATCTGGACGACGTTCTGGGATCTGGTGATGCAACCCTTCCTTCTGAAGGCGTGTCTGCTGTCGTTCAACAGAAAGATGAAAGGGTTTCTAGTCATATTTATGATGCCGCAAGGCTTAGTCAAGAAGGCAATGGCACCCTGAAGGATACCTGGAGAAGCAACTCTGATGATGTTACCAAGTTTTCCGATGACCCATCTGCCGATGATTTCTGTCAGAAAAAGATTGAACCTGCAGTTAATGAGCTCAAAGTTGAGGTTCCTGATAGCCGCTGTGAATTGCCATCTGATTATGTTCCGACCTTTTGTGATGACAAGTCTATTGCTCCAAATGTAGATTTTACGCCGGGAAGGGATCCAGAAGAAATTCAACCTAGGATAAATCAGGAAGGTTTTCCACCAATACCTGGTTCCTGGACTGGGATGAAGTCAGAAAAACAGAAGGTGGATGGCATCAGTTTAATTGACTTTTTTACACCTGAGGAAATCAAACAACATATTTCTGGTCTCAGGCAGAAAGATGATCAG GGCATAATCAAGGAattagtgggaaatggagcaagctGTTCAGTTAGTGAGAATTTCTGTCAGCTGTGTGCCTTGCCTCAGCTTGCATTTTCACCAATGCCATTATATTGTTCATCCTGCGCTGGACGTATAAAGAAGAATGCAACATATTACTCCACAAATGACAAAACTTGTGATCCATTTTTCTTTTGTACCACATGTTATAACAAGTGTCACCGTGAATTTACATTTTATGGGTTGTCTTTTTCTAAGCCCAATCTCGAGACACTAAAGAATGATTCTCTTACTGTTGAATCG TGGGTTCAATGTGATAGATGTGAAGGATGGCAACACCAGATATGTGCCCTCTTTAATGACAAAAAAGACTTAGGAGGTAAATCAGAGTATCTTTGCCCAAGGTGCTATTTAGAAGACCTTGAATTTGGGGTGCATATGTCTTTGCCACGGTCTTCTTCTTTGGATGCAAGTAATCTTCCTCAAACTTTGCTCAGTGATCATCTTGAGCAACGACTCTTTGAAAGTCTTAAGGAAGAGAGGAAAAATAGGGCAAAGGCTGCAGGAAAAAATCCTGAAGAG GTTCCACATCCTGCTGATCTTGCTGTGAGGGTAGTATCATCTGTTAACAAGAGAGTGAAAGTGAAGCAGCAGTTTCTGGACATATTTCCTGAAAAGAGTTATCCTGCAGAATTTCCTTATAGATCAAAA gttattcttttatttcaaaggATTGAAGGTGTAGATGTCTGCCTTTTTGCCATGTATGTCCAAGAGTTTGGGTCGTCCTGTAGCCAGCCGAATCAAAGATGCGTTTATATTTCTTATCTTGATTCTGTCAAGTATTTTAGGCCTGACACAAAAACAGTGAAAGGAGAAGCTCTTCGGACTTTTGTTTATCATGAAATTTTG GTCGGATACCTTGATTATTGCAAGAAACGAGGCTTTGTCACCTGCTATATATGGGCCTGTCCACCAGTCAAGGGAGAAGACTATATTCTATACTGTCATCCAGAGACGCAAAAAACGCCCAGACCTGACAAGCTGCGGCAGTG GTATCAATCAATGCTAAAGAAAGCAACAGAAGAAAAGATTGTGGTGAATTTCTCAAATTTATATGAGAAGTTCATTGCACCTACTGAAGAATACAACACAAAAGTTACAGCAGCCAGGTTGCCTTACTTCGATGGTGATTATTGGTCTACCGTTGTTGAGGGTATGATTAAAAAGATCGACAAAAAAAGCAGAGGGAACCCTCAAGAACAGCTTAAAGGTTTTACAAAGCGGCGTCTCAAAGCTATGGGGCATACTAATCCTTCAGCTGATGATGCAAAAGACATCCTTCTGATGCAAGAG CTTGAACAAAGTATATCATCAGCAAAGGAAGACTTTATTATTGTGTACTTACAATTCGTCTGTACGCACTGCCATGAAATCATATCAGGGATAAGGTGGTTTTGTAATCAGTGCAAAAACTTCCAGCTATGTGGAAG ATGCCATGATGTGGCTAAGCAATCTGGACCAGCAGACACACACATGTCTAGTGCTGGTCAGAGACATGCTCTCTCTCAG GAGGTGGTGAATGATGTACCAGTTGATACTGAAGATAATGATGCCATTATGGACAATTGTTTCTTAGAGAACAGGCATGCTCTTTTGAGTTTCTGTCAAGGAAATCACTATCAGTTTGACTCTCTTCGTCGTGCAAAGCACTCCTCTATGATGATTCTGTATCATCTCCACCATCCAAATGGGTCTAACGCTGGGACTTCTTGCGGATTGTGCCTTAAGGATATAATAAGTGCTGATCCAAGATGGATGTGTGAGATATGCCCGGAGTTTAATGTTTGTAGCTCATGCTATGAGAAACGTGGTGCTTTTTGCCACAATCACACGTTGATGCATCATCCATCCACAGCAATTAGGAAAACTGAAGTTAAAATGGAAGAATTG GTCAAACAGCTGCTTGATGTTCTATTACATGCATCACGGTGTCAAACAACTACGAATCATCCTTGTTCTTATCCAAATTGTGTGATTCTGAGGAGACTCTTTTCCCATGCACATGCATGTAGTATTCGAGTTGCTGGTGGGTGTCGTCATTGTAAGAAGACCTGGTTTATTCTATTGATGCATTCTCGAAAGTGTAAAGATTCGAGTTGCGGTATCCCACGATGCAT GGAGTTGAAAAatcatgcaagaagaattgaattAGAAAGTGCGTCCAGATGTTTGCCGTCGGTCAGTGTTATAAACTGA
- the LOC110786857 gene encoding histone acetyltransferase HAC1 isoform X2: MNFAPEIPALAAYLENQLFKDALSENDYMDREKLLIRVQNLINLRWTSAQHEPMHATTSLPTYVSAPTLGMKSNLINKPLCDQYTIADTGCMLDRAPKLLADVPRSSIYGSQKCMLEANLWQPELVPPNNHFSGMGFSNAESGDSGITYSGLQYDSEASFESHRYKYQDSTKGEANFDIFNDMNSPSVHTSAMARENLKFEVSSVSDGLYMRQPVLGSLQLKQQLSCLESHSDGRFGENESLGSLPVQNRNLYALPGTTSTSSNTQQLPAVLLVNYIIYNLSRGRLKVPLLEFLHSRNCEGGICKCEEHKWFLSHYDDCGSANCNICGPAVKECSARGINIVQPGLRKQRIGVDRLTHSNDCGKRVCVNTSEDLMNPAKSRKLDSSPRSDSPCDVSVLTEEPFSPSGPLNFAQPSVSQMMATIANPGANVEITTSHTNDALRISEVDNSHLDDVLGSGDATLPSEGVSAVVQQKDERVSSHIYDAARLSQEGNGTLKDTWRSNSDDVTKFSDDPSADDFCQKKIEPAVNELKVEVPDSRCELPSDYVPTFCDDKSIAPNVDFTPGRDPEEIQPRINQEGFPPIPGSWTGMKSEKQKVDGISLIDFFTPEEIKQHISGLRQKDDQGIIKELVGNGASCSVSENFCQLCALPQLAFSPMPLYCSSCAGRIKKNATYYSTNDKTCDPFFFCTTCYNKCHREFTFYGLSFSKPNLETLKNDSLTVESWVQCDRCEGWQHQICALFNDKKDLGGKSEYLCPRCYLEDLEFGVHMSLPRSSSLDASNLPQTLLSDHLEQRLFESLKEERKNRAKAAGKNPEEVPHPADLAVRVVSSVNKRVKVKQQFLDIFPEKSYPAEFPYRSKVILLFQRIEGVDVCLFAMYVQEFGSSCSQPNQRCVYISYLDSVKYFRPDTKTVKGEALRTFVYHEILVGYLDYCKKRGFVTCYIWACPPVKGEDYILYCHPETQKTPRPDKLRQWYQSMLKKATEEKIVVNFSNLYEKFIAPTEEYNTKVTAARLPYFDGDYWSTVVEGMIKKIDKKSRGNPQEQLKGFTKRRLKAMGHTNPSADDAKDILLMQELEQSISSAKEDFIIVYLQFVCTHCHEIISGIRWFCNQCKNFQLCGRCHDVAKQSGPADTHMSSAGQRHALSQEVVNDVPVDTEDNDAIMDNCFLENRHALLSFCQGNHYQFDSLRRAKHSSMMILYHLHHPNGSNAGTSCGLCLKDIISADPRWMCEICPEFNVCSSCYEKRGAFCHNHTLMHHPSTAIRKTEVKMEELVKQLLDVLLHASRCQTTTNHPCSYPNCVILRRLFSHAHACSIRVAGGCRHCKKTWFILLMHSRKCKDSSCGIPRCMELKNHARRIELESASRCLPSVSVIN, translated from the exons ATGAATTTTGCGCCGGAAATTCCTGCCCTTGCTGCCTACCTGGAAAATCAACTCTTCAAGGATGCTCTTTCTGAG AATGACTACATGGATCGAGAGAAATTGCTTATTCGCgtacaaaatttaattaatttgcgTTGGACTTCTGCTCAGCATGAACCAATGCATGCCACTACATCATTACCAACATATGTCTCTGCTCCAACTCTTGGGATGAAGAGTAACTTAATTAATAAGCCACTTTGTGATCAATACACGATTGCTGATACTGGCTGTATGTTGGATCGTGCACCAAAATTGCTAGCTGATGTGCCAAGGAGTAGTATATATG GATCGCAAAAATGTATGTTGGAAGCAAATCTATGGCAGCCTGAACTAGTGCCACCAAATAACCACTTTTCTGGAATGGGATTTTCTAATGCCGAATCTGGTGATAGTGGAATCACTTACTCTGGTTTGCAGTATGATTCTGAGGCATCCTTTGAGAGTCATCGTTACAAATATCAGGATTCTACCAAAG GTGAGGCCAACTTCGACATCTTTAATGACATGAATTCTCCTTCTGTGCATACATCTGCTATGGCGAGagagaatttgaaatttgaagtttcCTCTGTTTCTGATGGTTTGTATATGCGACAGCCAGTTCTGGGATCCCTGCAGCTTAAACAACAGCTCTCATGTTTAGAATCTCATAGCGATGGACGCTTTGGGGAGAACGAATCATTAGGAAGTTTACCAGTGCAAAATAGAAATTTGTATGCACTTCCTGGCACCACATCAACCTCTAGCAATACACAGCAGCTTCCTGCGGTGCTCCTAGTCAATTATATTATTTACAATTTGAGCAGAGGGAGGCTTAAAGTTCCGCTTTTGGAATTCCTGCATTCACGGAATTGCGAAGGTGGCATCTGCAAATGTGAGGAACATAAGTGGTTCCTCTCACATTATGATGATTGTGGCTCTGCTAACTGTAATATTTGTGGACCTGCTGTTAAGGAATGTTCTGCAAGGGGTATTAATATTGTGCAACCTGGATTAAGAAAACAAAGAATAGGTGTTGATAGGTTGACACATAGTAATGATTGTGGCAAGAGAGTCTGTGTTAACACTTCTGAAGACCTTATGAATCCTGCAAAATCTAGGAAGTTGGATTCCTCTCCTAGAAGTGATTCACCATGTGATGTTTCTGTATTAACTGAGGAGCCATTCAGTCCTTCAGGACCTTTGAACTTTGCGCAACCGTCTGTATCTCAAATGATGGCTACTATTGCTAACCCAGGGGCAAATGTGGAAATTACCACTAGTCACACTAATGATGCTCTAAGAATTAGTGAAGTTGACAACAGCCATCTGGACGACGTTCTGGGATCTGGTGATGCAACCCTTCCTTCTGAAGGCGTGTCTGCTGTCGTTCAACAGAAAGATGAAAGGGTTTCTAGTCATATTTATGATGCCGCAAGGCTTAGTCAAGAAGGCAATGGCACCCTGAAGGATACCTGGAGAAGCAACTCTGATGATGTTACCAAGTTTTCCGATGACCCATCTGCCGATGATTTCTGTCAGAAAAAGATTGAACCTGCAGTTAATGAGCTCAAAGTTGAGGTTCCTGATAGCCGCTGTGAATTGCCATCTGATTATGTTCCGACCTTTTGTGATGACAAGTCTATTGCTCCAAATGTAGATTTTACGCCGGGAAGGGATCCAGAAGAAATTCAACCTAGGATAAATCAGGAAGGTTTTCCACCAATACCTGGTTCCTGGACTGGGATGAAGTCAGAAAAACAGAAGGTGGATGGCATCAGTTTAATTGACTTTTTTACACCTGAGGAAATCAAACAACATATTTCTGGTCTCAGGCAGAAAGATGATCAG GGCATAATCAAGGAattagtgggaaatggagcaagctGTTCAGTTAGTGAGAATTTCTGTCAGCTGTGTGCCTTGCCTCAGCTTGCATTTTCACCAATGCCATTATATTGTTCATCCTGCGCTGGACGTATAAAGAAGAATGCAACATATTACTCCACAAATGACAAAACTTGTGATCCATTTTTCTTTTGTACCACATGTTATAACAAGTGTCACCGTGAATTTACATTTTATGGGTTGTCTTTTTCTAAGCCCAATCTCGAGACACTAAAGAATGATTCTCTTACTGTTGAATCG TGGGTTCAATGTGATAGATGTGAAGGATGGCAACACCAGATATGTGCCCTCTTTAATGACAAAAAAGACTTAGGAGGTAAATCAGAGTATCTTTGCCCAAGGTGCTATTTAGAAGACCTTGAATTTGGGGTGCATATGTCTTTGCCACGGTCTTCTTCTTTGGATGCAAGTAATCTTCCTCAAACTTTGCTCAGTGATCATCTTGAGCAACGACTCTTTGAAAGTCTTAAGGAAGAGAGGAAAAATAGGGCAAAGGCTGCAGGAAAAAATCCTGAAGAG GTTCCACATCCTGCTGATCTTGCTGTGAGGGTAGTATCATCTGTTAACAAGAGAGTGAAAGTGAAGCAGCAGTTTCTGGACATATTTCCTGAAAAGAGTTATCCTGCAGAATTTCCTTATAGATCAAAA gttattcttttatttcaaaggATTGAAGGTGTAGATGTCTGCCTTTTTGCCATGTATGTCCAAGAGTTTGGGTCGTCCTGTAGCCAGCCGAATCAAAGATGCGTTTATATTTCTTATCTTGATTCTGTCAAGTATTTTAGGCCTGACACAAAAACAGTGAAAGGAGAAGCTCTTCGGACTTTTGTTTATCATGAAATTTTG GTCGGATACCTTGATTATTGCAAGAAACGAGGCTTTGTCACCTGCTATATATGGGCCTGTCCACCAGTCAAGGGAGAAGACTATATTCTATACTGTCATCCAGAGACGCAAAAAACGCCCAGACCTGACAAGCTGCGGCAGTG GTATCAATCAATGCTAAAGAAAGCAACAGAAGAAAAGATTGTGGTGAATTTCTCAAATTTATATGAGAAGTTCATTGCACCTACTGAAGAATACAACACAAAAGTTACAGCAGCCAGGTTGCCTTACTTCGATGGTGATTATTGGTCTACCGTTGTTGAGGGTATGATTAAAAAGATCGACAAAAAAAGCAGAGGGAACCCTCAAGAACAGCTTAAAGGTTTTACAAAGCGGCGTCTCAAAGCTATGGGGCATACTAATCCTTCAGCTGATGATGCAAAAGACATCCTTCTGATGCAAGAG CTTGAACAAAGTATATCATCAGCAAAGGAAGACTTTATTATTGTGTACTTACAATTCGTCTGTACGCACTGCCATGAAATCATATCAGGGATAAGGTGGTTTTGTAATCAGTGCAAAAACTTCCAGCTATGTGGAAG ATGCCATGATGTGGCTAAGCAATCTGGACCAGCAGACACACACATGTCTAGTGCTGGTCAGAGACATGCTCTCTCTCAG GAGGTGGTGAATGATGTACCAGTTGATACTGAAGATAATGATGCCATTATGGACAATTGTTTCTTAGAGAACAGGCATGCTCTTTTGAGTTTCTGTCAAGGAAATCACTATCAGTTTGACTCTCTTCGTCGTGCAAAGCACTCCTCTATGATGATTCTGTATCATCTCCACCATCCAAATGGGTCTAACGCTGGGACTTCTTGCGGATTGTGCCTTAAGGATATAATAAGTGCTGATCCAAGATGGATGTGTGAGATATGCCCGGAGTTTAATGTTTGTAGCTCATGCTATGAGAAACGTGGTGCTTTTTGCCACAATCACACGTTGATGCATCATCCATCCACAGCAATTAGGAAAACTGAAGTTAAAATGGAAGAATTG GTCAAACAGCTGCTTGATGTTCTATTACATGCATCACGGTGTCAAACAACTACGAATCATCCTTGTTCTTATCCAAATTGTGTGATTCTGAGGAGACTCTTTTCCCATGCACATGCATGTAGTATTCGAGTTGCTGGTGGGTGTCGTCATTGTAAGAAGACCTGGTTTATTCTATTGATGCATTCTCGAAAGTGTAAAGATTCGAGTTGCGGTATCCCACGATGCAT GGAGTTGAAAAatcatgcaagaagaattgaattAGAAAGTGCGTCCAGATGTTTGCCGTCGGTCAGTGTTATAAACTGA